GCCCTGCTGGCAGAGCGGGGTTTCGCGAAATTCTCCGCACGCGAAGCGGCGCGGCGGGCGGGTTATTCGGTGGGCACGTTCTACAATGTGTTCGGCTCGCTCGATGCCTACCTGCTCGCGGTCAATAGCTGCACGTTCCGCCGCTGGAGCGACTGGCTGGAGGCCGCGCTGGACGGCACGCCGTCAAACGGGACCGCGCGGATCGAGGCGCTGGTGCTCGCCTATTTCAGCTTCGCGATGAAGCACGCCAACCTCTGGCTCGCCATCTACGACCACCGGATCGACAAACAGGTCGATATCGCGCCCGAGGATGTCGGCGCGCGCGAGGGCCTGACGGCCATCGTGGACCGGGAAGTGACACGGTGGATGGGGCTGGGCGAGCCCGACGAGAAGACCAAGCGACTGGTGCGATCGCTCATCGCGGTGGTCCACGGCCATTGCGCTTTATGGCTATCGGGCAGCTTTGCCCTGATGCAGGAAACCGATCCGGCAGGTCAGGCGTTGGAGCGTGTGCTGGAGGTGCTGGAGGCGCAAACAGATTGACCTGCGCGGTGCCATAAGTCAGGGCATCGTCCGCAAATGCGGGTGTAGCTCAATGGTAGAGCAGCAGCTTCCCAAGCTGACGACGAGGGTTCGATTCCCTTCACCCGCTCCATGCGTTTTCGCCGGGTGGGCGGGTTCGGTTCCGTTGGCCGCGCTTCGCGCAGCCATCTTCGCTTTCGCTCCTATTCCACCCGCTCCAGATTGAACAATGCCCGCATTTTTCCTCACCTTCATCGCCGTAGCGGCTGCCATGCTGGCAGGCCGCGACGCCGTGCGGGTAGCGCGGCTGAAGGCGAGCCTTGGCTGGACCGCGCCGTTGCTGGTCATCATCTTCGTCGCGGCTTTGCTGGGAGCGGCGCTGGCGGCGTGGATCGCGGGCAGCCTCGCCCCGCTGATCGCGCCGAGTTACAAGCCTGTGGTCGTGGCCGTGGCGCTGGGATTGGCCGGGCTTGAGCTGTTGCTGCGATCCCCGCCGGCCAAACCGCGCGAGCCGACCCGCTCTATGGGTGCGATCACGCTGGTCCTGCTGCTGGGCATGGTGACCGATGCGAGCGGCTTTATCATCCTCTCCATGGCCATCGCGACCGGAGAGCTGGCGCTGGCGGCAGCGGGCGGCGCTACCGCTGCCATCGCGGTGCTTGTGGCGGCGCTGGTCGCGGCGGAGGATTGGGACACGCTGCCGCTCGATCCCGTGCGCAGGATCGTCGCTGCCGCGCTGATACTCGCTGCCGTAGTAATCGTTCTGGTCGGTCGTAACCTCATCGGCTGATCGGCGCAGTCGATGACACTGACATCCCCACTTCGTGAAACGCGCGCGTGGTTTGTCCGTTGAGAAGGAAACACACTCGAAAGGACGACACACATGGCCGATTCCGGCGACAATTCGAAAACCGCACTGATCGACGGGCTGAACGGCTTGCTGGCAGACTACACCGCGCTCTATTTCAAGACCAAGCATTTTCATTGGCATGTGACGGGGCCGCGCTTTCGCGACCTGCACCTTCTGTTCGACGAGCATGCCATCGAAATCCGCGACCAGATCGACATCATCGGAGAGCGGGTGCGCAAGAATGGCGCGATGACGCTGACTTCCATCGGCTCGGTCGCCAAGGCGACGCAGATCGCCGACCAGGACCGCACCGATCTTTCAGCAGAAGACATGGTCCGCGAATTGCGTGACGACAATGCCAAGCTCGTGAAGAGCCTGAAGGAACTCAAGACGCACGCTGAAGAGGTTGGCGACAATGCCACTGACGGCCTGATCGACGACTGGACCGACCAGGCCGAAGAGCGTGTCTGGTTCCTCAGTTCGACGCTGCAATAGAAAGAGCGCTTGCCTGCCATGCGGCGGCGGGTCTACCGACTGGCCGCATGGCAGACATCCACATTATCGAAGGCGCATCCGACTCCGAAATCGCCGCTTTCATCGAAGCTGCGCTGGCGGAAGCGCTGGCAGTCAACCAAGCGCCTGTTGCCATCAGCGTGCCTGGCGGCTCCACGCCGTTCCCGATCATGGAAGAGCTGGTGAAAGCCGATCTCGACTGGGCGCGCGTGACCGTGTGGCCCGGCGATGACCGCGTGGTGCCCGAGGATCACGAGGCCAGCAATACGGGGAAAATCCGCGCGCTGTTCGAGCCGGCCGGCGCGCAGGTCGCCACGCTGACGGTGATGGAGCAGGTGCCGCATTTCGCGCTGGTCTGGCTTGGCATGGGCGCGGATGGACACATTGCTTCGCTGTTCCCCAACTTCGATCCGAAAGTGGACGAGGACGCCAGCATCAAGCGCTTGACGCCCGATCCGCTCCCGCCCGAAGCGCCATTCGACCGTATTACTCTCACCATGCCCGCTCTGCTGGATAGCGATGCGCTGATGTTCGTGATCCGCGGCGACGACAAGCGGGCTGTTTTCGATGCGGCGGTTGAGGGTGAGCATGATCTGCCGGTTGCCCGGGTGCTGGGTGCGGCTGAGCAGAAGGTCACGTGCTTCACCTGATCCCCGCGCCCGCGCACCGCATTGCGCTGCGCGTCGCCTACCGGCTGCGCCGCCGGTACCGCCGCATGGCGCGGCCCGATATTGCCGGTGTTGCCGTCATCTTGCGAGACGAGGCGGAGCGCGTGCTACTGGTCCGCCACTCCTACGGCCCCGAAGGTTGGGCCATCCCCGGCGGCGGGCTGGGCGAGAGTGAGGATCCTGCCGAGGCTGCGCGCCGCGAAATTGCCGAGGAGCTGGGCGTCGGTCTGATCGACCTCGAATTGCTCGACACCGTGACAGAGCAGCTTTCCCGCTCCAGCCATACCGCCTATATTTTCACAGCGCGCCCGGATGGAGAGCCTCGCGTCGACGGACGCGAAATCGTGGAAGCGCGCTGGTTCGCCGTGGCGGCGCTGCCCGGACTGACCATCACGCCGATCTCGAAGCGCCGTTTGCGCGAACGCGGAATGCTATAGCAGCGAAAGCTGGCTATCGTCGCGTCTGCGGGCAGGCTCGCCATCCTTGCGCTCCAGATTGCTGAGCGTCAGCCCCATGAGCCGGATCGGCATGGGAAGCGGCAATTCGCCTTCCAGTATCTCCCGAGCGACCTCGGCAAAACGATCCTTGTCACCGACCGGCTGGGGCAGGGACCGCGCACGCGTGGCAATCTGGAAATCGTTGAATTTCAGCTTCAACGTTACCGTGCGCCCGCGCGCTTCCTTTGCCGCGATCCGTTCCCACACGATATCGATGATCCGCTCCAGCGTTTCGCGCAGTTCGGCATCGGTTGAGATGTCTTCGCTGAACGTCCGCTCCCCGCCAATGCTTTTGCGCGTGCGATTGGTGCGCACCGGGCGCAGATCGATCCCGCGCGCGGCGCGGTAGAGATAGTCGCCGAAACTGCCGAAATGCTGGCCCAGCCACTCGCGATCTTTCGCCGCAAGATCCGCCCCCGTGGCAATGCCCAGCCGCGCCATCTTCTCCGCGCCCTTGGGCCCGATGCCATGGAAGCGCCGCACCGGCAGACTTTGCACGAAGGCTGCACCTTCGCCCGGCCTGATGACGCAAATCCCGTTGGGCTTGTTCTGGTCGCTCGCCAGCTTGGCGAGGAACTTGTTGTAGGAAACGCCTGCGCTCGCCGTCAGCTGCGTGGTCTCGAAAATGGCCTTGCGGATAGCCTGCGCGATGGCGGTAGCAGAGCCGATACCGTGCCGGTCTTCGGTCACGTCGAGATAGGCTTCGTCGAGGCTGAGCGGCTCGACATCCGGTGTGTAATGATGGAAGATCGCGCGGATTTTCTCGCTCGCCTCGCGATAGGCATCGAAGCGGCTTTTGACGAAGATCAGGTCCGGGCATTTGCGTTTGGCAGTGACGCTGGGCATCGCGCTGCGCACGCCGAACCTGCGTGCTTCATAGCTGGCTGCGGCCACGACGCCGCGCCCGCTCGATCCGCCAACGGCGACGGGCTTCCCGCGTAGTTCCGGATTGTCGCGCTGCTCCACGCTGGCGAAGAAGGCGTCCATATCGACATGGATGATCTTTCGCAGGCCATCGGCTTCGCCACCATCCTCGGCATTGTCAGGCTGCGCGTCCATCGCCCCTTCTATAGTCATTCTGCAGCGCGCCTGCGACCCCGGCCAGAAGTCGCTTCCCTTTTGTCGTGTCGCGGCGCACAGACGCCCTCGTGAGTTCTACGAAATCGAAAATTGCGTTGAAACCGCGCGCGCTGGGGGAGCGCGAGCTGATTGTGCTGATGGCGTTGCTGATGAGCCTGCAGGCTTTCGGCATCGATGCCATGCTGCCTGCGCTAGGCCAGATGGCGGAAGAAATGGGTGCCGACGGCAATCGCCGCCAATGGGTCATCGCCGCCTATTTTCTGGGAGCGGGCGTTGGTGCATTCTTCCCCGGCGCATTTGCCGACAAGTTCGGCAGGCGGCCCATTCTCGGGCTGGCGCTGATCGCCTATGTGTCGCTCTCGCTCGCCTGCGCGCTTGCGACCGATTACGATGTGCTGCTGGCAATTCGGCTGGCACAAGGCGTGCTGTGTGCAGGGCTTAGCGTGGTGCCCGCTGCCATCGTGCGCGATCACGTAGGCGGCGATCGCATGGCGCGGCTGATGAGCCTTATCATGATGATCTTCCTGATCGTGCCCATCCTCGCGCCTGCCATCGGTCAGGCGATCATGTATTTTGCCGGCTGGCGGGCGATCTTCGGCGCGATGGCGGTGATGGGCACGGGCGTTGGCCTGTGGGTTTGGGGGCGGTTGCCCGAAACGCTGCAGGACGATAACCGGCAGGATATCGATCCGCGCACCATCCTGCGCAACATGGGCACTGCGCTGACCGACCGTGGAGCCATCGGCTATGTGGTGGGCAGTGCGCTGGTCTTCGGCTCCCTGTTCGGCTTCCTCAATTCCAGCCAACAACTGATTGCCGAAACATTCGGCATGGGCGACTATTTCGCACTGATCTTCGGCGGCGCGGTGCTGGGCATGGTGGCGGCCAATTTCACCAATTCGCGCATCGTGGAACGCTTCGGAGCGCGCCGGGTGAGCCATGTAGCACTGCTGGTTTTCATCGGCATCTCGATCGGACAATTGCTCAGCGCGCGCGCGCAGCCACAAAGCCTTGCAGAGTTCATCGTCTTGATGAGCATATCCATGGCCATGCTCGGCTTCATCGGCGCCAATTTCGCGTCCATCGCCATGCAACCCTTCTACCATATCGCAGGAGCCGCCAGCAGTGCGCAAACGGCCGTGCGCATGAGCACGGGCGCGGTGTTGGGAGCGCTGATCGGCAACCTTTACGATGGCACCGCGTTGCCGCTGGCGGCGAGCATGTTCAGCTGCGGGTTGCTGGCATTGGCCATCGTCCTGTTCAGTGAGCGCGGCAAGCTGTTCCGCCGCAAGACGCCGCCGGGCACATCGGCCCCCATACCCTAAGGCAGTGGCTCTCCGCGTGCTGCGGTGTAGACGCCGTACCATTCGGCCCGCGTCCAGCGCATTCCCATTGCCTGTGCGGCTTCGGTGATGCGCACAGGATCTTGCGATCCCACGATAGGCACGATGCCCGCCGGATGCGCCATCAGCCAGCCATAGGCGGCGACTGCGCGAGAGACTGCGTGCTGTTCCGCAACCGAATCCAAAGCCTCTGCGACCGCCAGTTCCCGCGCGGTCTGCGGCTGCATCAGCCGGCCACCGGCGAGCGGGCTCCACGCCATGGGCAGCAAGCCCAGCTCCATCGCCTGATCCATTTCGCCATTGGTAAGCGGTTCGATCCGCAAGGGGCTGATTTCGGGCTGCGTAACGGACAGCGGAGCATCCAGCATCGCATCGAGCGTGGCGATCTGAGCGGTGGTGAAATTGGAGACGCCGAATGCGCGGACTTTTCCGCTTGCCACCGCATCGTCCAGAAAGCGCGCCAGCTCCTGCGGGTGGGTGAGGATATCCGGACGATGGATCAGGTAAATGTCGATCCTGTCGGTGCCCAGCCGTCCAAGCGACGCATCGAGCGCGCTTTCCATGTAGTCGCGCGACTGGTCATAGGGCTTGGGTAAACAGATGCCGCCCTTCGTGACCAGAGTGATACGATCGCGCATGCCCGGTTCGCCGCGCAGAACCTCGCCCAGCAAGGCTTCGATATCGCCGAACCCGCCGGAACCGGTCCAGCCGTAGATATCGGCTGTGTCGATCAGGTCGATCCCGGCGTCGAGCGCCGCGTGGAGCAGCGTTGCCGTTTCATCCACGCTGCCGCCCGTGCGCCACATACCCCAGCCCAGCGGGCTGGGTGTGATACCGGTTGTGCCGAGACGGCGACGGCGCGGGGCGGGGAGGTGGGTCATGTACCGCCCTCTATCCGCTCACCCTGTGCTTGTCGAAGGGTCGTTCTTCACCTCTTAAGTACGCTGCAGAAGAAGAAACGATGCTTCGACAAGCTCAGCATGAGCGGGTTAGGTTTACTCGCCCGAAGCCTCAACCCGCGCGAGTAGCGCCTCGACCTGCACCTGCCCCCCTTCGCTGGCGGAAAGTTCGGTAACCGTCCCATCGAACGGCGCGGTGAGCGCGTGTTCCATCTTCATCGCCTCGAGCACCATCAGGCGCTGGCCTGCGGCGACGGTATCGCCTTTTGCCACATCGACTGCGATGACCTTGCCCGGCATCGGCGCGAGGATATCGCCGTCGGCAGCAGAGGCTGCAGAACCACCACGATCCGGCCGGGGTGCAAAATGCCAGTCCCGGCCGCGCTCGGTCACCAGAACGGTATGGTCAGGGTTGCCATAGCTCGCCAGCAATCCGTATTGATCGGTTCGCGCGCTGTAATGCTGGCCTGCCGACCAGATATCGGCTGTAATCCGCCGCTCCGCGTTGAGGCGAAAGCCGTGCAATTCCTGCACAAGCTGGACTTCTCTCGGAGCGCGCCAATCGAAGTAATCGCTGCGCAATCGTGCGCCCGCAACATCTGCGGCGTGCTGGCTCGGCTGCGCCGATGGCATCAGCGCTTCTCCCGCACGCTCGATCAGGCCGGTATCGAGCTTGCCCGCTGCAAAATCGGGGTGTTCCAGGCACTCGTATAGAAAGCCCTTATTGGTCCTGACCGGATGGACGAGGCTCTCGTTCAGCGTCGTTTTGAGCGATCGCAGCGCTTCTTCACGGTTTTCATGGTGAACGATGACCTTGGCTATCATCGGGTCGTAGAAAGGCGAGACGGCGTCTCCGGCTTCGACGCCGGTGTCGATGCGGGCTTCCGCTTCATCGAGAACTAGGTCGTCCAGACGTCCCGTACTCGGCAGGAATCCGCTGGCCGGGTCTTCCGCATAGAGCCGGGCCTCTATCGCATGACCCGTAATGCTCAGTTCTTCCTGCTTCAGCGGGATCGGCTCGCCGCTCGCCACGCGCAGCTGCCATTCCACCAGATCGACCCCGGTGATCTCCTCGGTAACAGGGTGTTCCACCTGGAGCCGTGTGTTCATTTCCATGAAAAAGATGCGGTCGGCGCGCAGGCCCTCGCTGGCGTCGGCGATGAATTCGATCGTGCCTGCGCCCTCGTAATCGACCGCTTTCGCCGCGCGCACGGCGGCGGCGCAGATTTCCTCGCGGGTTGCCTCGTCCATGCCGGGGGCGGGCGCTTCCTCGATCACCTTCTGGTGGCGGCGCTGGAGCGAGCAGTCGCGTTCGAACAGGTGGACGACATTGCCGTGGCTGTCGCCAAAGACCTGCACCTCGATATGGCGGGGCGAGGTGATCCACTTTTCCAGCAGCACTTCGTCATTGGAGAAGCTGGCCTTGGCCTCGCGCCGGCAGCTTTCCAGTGCGGCTTCGAAATCCGCAGCCGCATCCACCTTGCGCATGCCCTTACCGCCGCCGCCCGCAACGGCCTTGATGAGTACGGGATAGCCGATGGCATCGCCCTCTTTGCGAAGGCGCTCGACTGACTGGCCCTCGCCTTCATAGCCGGGCGTTACCGGCACGCCCGCCTCGCGCATCAGCTTCTTGGCGGCATCCTTAAGTCCCATGGCCTCAATGCTTGAAGGCTTGGGGCCGACCCAGATGAGGCCCGCATCGATAACGGCCTGCGCAAAGGCGGCATTCTCGGACAGGAAGCCGTAGCCTGGATGGATCGCCTCGGCGCCTGTCTCCTTGGCCGCGGCGATGATCTTCTCGCCGACGAGGTAGCTTTCGGCAGCAGGGGAAGGGCCGATATGCACCGCTTCGTCGGCAGAGCGCACATGCAGGGCCTTGGCGTCGGCATCGGAATAGACGGCCACCGTCGCCACGCCCATTTCGCGCGCGGTGCGGATGATGCGGCAGGCAATCTCGCCGCGATTGGCGATGAGGAGTTTATCTATCACAGAAACCTTGGTCCCATTGTCTTGGAATGTCGCTCTGGCGGCCGGCGAGGTAGTCGGCGAAAATCCGCTGCACCTGCTCCAGCGTAAAAGCGCATTCCGATGTCAGGATATTGTCTGACAAGAGAAGCTTCTCCCACCAGCGCCGCTCCGGTCGCGGTGCGGGAGGCGGCAGTTCGGCATGGCGGGGCACGGCGTGAAAATGCGTGTCCTCCCCGCCGCCATCGCGCCGCTCGATCACGAAGCCGTTATCGAAGACGGCGGTTTGGATGTAAGTAGTGTCGTCCGCACTGAGTATGGCGCGCCCGTTGTCTTCGCCGAGCCGCGCCAGTTCCGCGTGAAGCTGCTCTGGCGAAACATCCGCGATGGTGATGCGATCGGTTTCCAGCCTCATCGGTTGGCTGGCTCCATGCAACCCTCTTCGACATGGCTGTAAGTGACGCTGGCGATACGCCAGTCCGCTCCGGTGTCGACGAGGTTGAAGATATTGACGCCGCAATGGCTGAACGCGCCATCGCGGTAATAGATGAACGGGGCCCACACTATGGCGACCGGCCCTTCGAGAATCGGATACTCGCCGAATAGCGGCTCCAGCACCGTGCCTTCAGCAGCAGCGAGTGCATCGATCACGGCGTCCATTTCCATGTTGCGCACGATGTTGCCATCGCCTGTCTGGCGCACGACCGTAACTGACGCTCCGTCGATCACCTGCGCGCGCATGGCTTCGGCATCACGCGCCTCAAGACCGTCCATGAATGCATAGACGGTGGCCATCACCCGGTTCGCATCCGGATCGGCATAATCGCCGCGGTGATCGTCTTCGCCTGCATCTTGGGCGGCCACGTTTAGGGGCGCAACCGCAAGCACGACAGCTGCAAAATATCGCAAAAGCATTTTCATGCCGGGCCATCTCCTCTGGCGAAGCGGATGCCCGTGCGCGATTGCAATTGCAACTGCCGCGCAAGCGTCAGTCGTCCTTGCGGCGCACGCCTTCATCGCGGATCGGCGTGTTGGGCACGCCAGCGGCTGGGCCTGCCATTCGGGCCATGACCAGCAGCTTGCCGCGCGTCCATTCACGCTCCTGCTGCGGTTCGAACGAGCCGGAGACCGACTCTTTCAGCGCCGCCACGACGTG
This sequence is a window from Aurantiacibacter gangjinensis. Protein-coding genes within it:
- a CDS encoding acetyl/propionyl/methylcrotonyl-CoA carboxylase subunit alpha, yielding MIDKLLIANRGEIACRIIRTAREMGVATVAVYSDADAKALHVRSADEAVHIGPSPAAESYLVGEKIIAAAKETGAEAIHPGYGFLSENAAFAQAVIDAGLIWVGPKPSSIEAMGLKDAAKKLMREAGVPVTPGYEGEGQSVERLRKEGDAIGYPVLIKAVAGGGGKGMRKVDAAADFEAALESCRREAKASFSNDEVLLEKWITSPRHIEVQVFGDSHGNVVHLFERDCSLQRRHQKVIEEAPAPGMDEATREEICAAAVRAAKAVDYEGAGTIEFIADASEGLRADRIFFMEMNTRLQVEHPVTEEITGVDLVEWQLRVASGEPIPLKQEELSITGHAIEARLYAEDPASGFLPSTGRLDDLVLDEAEARIDTGVEAGDAVSPFYDPMIAKVIVHHENREEALRSLKTTLNESLVHPVRTNKGFLYECLEHPDFAAGKLDTGLIERAGEALMPSAQPSQHAADVAGARLRSDYFDWRAPREVQLVQELHGFRLNAERRITADIWSAGQHYSARTDQYGLLASYGNPDHTVLVTERGRDWHFAPRPDRGGSAASAADGDILAPMPGKVIAVDVAKGDTVAAGQRLMVLEAMKMEHALTAPFDGTVTELSASEGGQVQVEALLARVEASGE
- a CDS encoding TetR/AcrR family transcriptional regulator, which encodes MGRRSDHTPDELRTLLLEEGHALLAERGFAKFSAREAARRAGYSVGTFYNVFGSLDAYLLAVNSCTFRRWSDWLEAALDGTPSNGTARIEALVLAYFSFAMKHANLWLAIYDHRIDKQVDIAPEDVGAREGLTAIVDREVTRWMGLGEPDEKTKRLVRSLIAVVHGHCALWLSGSFALMQETDPAGQALERVLEVLEAQTD
- a CDS encoding 6-phosphogluconolactonase is translated as MADIHIIEGASDSEIAAFIEAALAEALAVNQAPVAISVPGGSTPFPIMEELVKADLDWARVTVWPGDDRVVPEDHEASNTGKIRALFEPAGAQVATLTVMEQVPHFALVWLGMGADGHIASLFPNFDPKVDEDASIKRLTPDPLPPEAPFDRITLTMPALLDSDALMFVIRGDDKRAVFDAAVEGEHDLPVARVLGAAEQKVTCFT
- a CDS encoding multidrug effflux MFS transporter, which encodes MSSTKSKIALKPRALGERELIVLMALLMSLQAFGIDAMLPALGQMAEEMGADGNRRQWVIAAYFLGAGVGAFFPGAFADKFGRRPILGLALIAYVSLSLACALATDYDVLLAIRLAQGVLCAGLSVVPAAIVRDHVGGDRMARLMSLIMMIFLIVPILAPAIGQAIMYFAGWRAIFGAMAVMGTGVGLWVWGRLPETLQDDNRQDIDPRTILRNMGTALTDRGAIGYVVGSALVFGSLFGFLNSSQQLIAETFGMGDYFALIFGGAVLGMVAANFTNSRIVERFGARRVSHVALLVFIGISIGQLLSARAQPQSLAEFIVLMSISMAMLGFIGANFASIAMQPFYHIAGAASSAQTAVRMSTGAVLGALIGNLYDGTALPLAASMFSCGLLALAIVLFSERGKLFRRKTPPGTSAPIP
- a CDS encoding Dps family protein, translating into MADSGDNSKTALIDGLNGLLADYTALYFKTKHFHWHVTGPRFRDLHLLFDEHAIEIRDQIDIIGERVRKNGAMTLTSIGSVAKATQIADQDRTDLSAEDMVRELRDDNAKLVKSLKELKTHAEEVGDNATDGLIDDWTDQAEERVWFLSSTLQ
- a CDS encoding NUDIX hydrolase, coding for MLHLIPAPAHRIALRVAYRLRRRYRRMARPDIAGVAVILRDEAERVLLVRHSYGPEGWAIPGGGLGESEDPAEAARREIAEELGVGLIDLELLDTVTEQLSRSSHTAYIFTARPDGEPRVDGREIVEARWFAVAALPGLTITPISKRRLRERGML
- a CDS encoding aldo/keto reductase, producing the protein MTHLPAPRRRRLGTTGITPSPLGWGMWRTGGSVDETATLLHAALDAGIDLIDTADIYGWTGSGGFGDIEALLGEVLRGEPGMRDRITLVTKGGICLPKPYDQSRDYMESALDASLGRLGTDRIDIYLIHRPDILTHPQELARFLDDAVASGKVRAFGVSNFTTAQIATLDAMLDAPLSVTQPEISPLRIEPLTNGEMDQAMELGLLPMAWSPLAGGRLMQPQTARELAVAEALDSVAEQHAVSRAVAAYGWLMAHPAGIVPIVGSQDPVRITEAAQAMGMRWTRAEWYGVYTAARGEPLP